The segment AATGCTTTATATTCTCCTTTATCTGAGATTGTACTTCATCCTCACTTTCTAGAAGGTCAGCTACGCTCTTTTGGAGTTGTTCACTGATTCTCCCGTCCTTCGGTTTGAACATCCTCTCAAGGGCAATCGCCACATCCAGAATCTGGTCCTCCGCTACGAATTGCCCGACGCGTGCAAGAGCTTCGGCAAGCCGACCGATGACCGGTGCCATTTCCCTGTAACGCTCGTTCTTTCGTTCCTCGAATGCGTTTTTCGCTTCGGCAAACTCGCCGATCAGCAGCTCTGGAGACCCGGAAAGCCGG is part of the Candidatus Dadabacteria bacterium genome and harbors:
- a CDS encoding HEPN domain-containing protein, whose protein sequence is RLSGSPELLIGEFAEAKNAFEERKNERYREMAPVIGRLAEALARVGQFVAEDQILDVAIALERMFKPKDGRISEQLQKSVADLLESEDEVQSQIKENIKHFYNVRSAIIHGPKDGKKKRLLEEKKEAFDAGFNLTRRSLFKMLRDGSPQQ